In Apis mellifera strain DH4 linkage group LG1, Amel_HAv3.1, whole genome shotgun sequence, the sequence ctatttttaaattagttaaattagttatcaaattaatgttaataaacgGTATTAAGTTTCAtccatagaaaaataataatttaataataatcattaaaaaatttttagagttttgaaaaataaattgtttaaatttaattcgagcatagatataacataatataatatttactattatatatgattacttaaataataaaacgttttaaaaaacatttatataatctcaatataaatttgttatattagccaatttataataaaaaaaaaatagatatgacaatgagaatatttttttcattcactttatattaaaaaagcatTTCTATTAGTGTTATTTAATAAGGGATggctaattattataacataacatttacaaatatatcatttaatagtTGTTAGTAACTaccatatacataataattttatattaataagttattaaaacTAGAATGTTTTTGTACTTCtacaagaaagaatatttgttagtattataatagtacatattcttttccataaaaaggaaatatatatcattttttaattttataatactatatacatTCTATAAAACTAAGAGGCATATGAAATACgagtattttcaaatataaaatttatatatcgcagaaacaattcttattctatatctatttaaaaatgttacatattaatgagttatttataaaatatgtaccaTTATTGACAATacttttaactttataaaaccatataatacgaattttgaaattgtagtacggttatattatagaaattaatttttataatattaaataatattaaaatattatgaattgaaattattgaatattattgcatatatttttttcttataacatTCCATAACATGgaactgatatatatatttagtactataatataaaagaaatattttatttttgtatctatGAAAACGTAGTtttgaaaatcatataaaactatatatttattttattttttaaactttatatttcaattcatatattctaattttaaagttttatatttataatttaaactttctttgcttaatatatgcaaaaattaatatttttaaatatattattttaaatttcatttgatcttaataatattattttgaataataaaaatatatttgttattaaaaagtataaacaaaatattttaattttgagataACTTAATAGATTAAGcgaaaaatgtaagaaaatttgatttgattacaaaaataaagaaaattattacatgattttccataatttgttaaatagtaatattaacttcaaaaattatatggaaaattgtaaaaaaaattatataaaattttacaattttaacatccaaataaacatttttgttctaattttgttaattttttttataaataaagatgaaataaatgttatattattgatacaaGTCAATAAgtcaaatatcaattatatcgtAGCTGTTTCAGATTTTGCCAAATCTACACAAACTGTATGACTAATAGTTGATACATGTGcatttccattattatcagaactaataatatttaaagatgaaattttggCACGCTGATATGCTACAACTGTGTTTAAACTTaaaaacctaaaaaaaaaatttttttaataaatatgatatgcAATAATgacatatgtaaaataataataaatataaaagcagaaattattaataatttaccttATACAAACATACATAACTAATAATGCAGTACCAGCTGCAAGCATTCTAATAATTGGGCCTTCTACTAATTGAATAAGAGTCCAAGCAGCAGCTGATGATCCACACATTGTCGTGACAATAGCAATAGTTTGCAAGCAATGACGCGAAGTTATACCATTTTGCCAATCCAATTTACTTGCATGTTcaacattatattttgtacCACATACTTTGCAACTAAGACTATCAGCATTCACAGAACTCTGAAATAaacataatgtatatataataatataaaaagtatataaaatatgaatataaaataaaaataatattttacctcGACCAACCATCGACGCAAACAATTGTGGTGAACTGCACTCACATCACCTCTACATTGACAAGGTTGTATTAATGGTCCAGCATCTTGTCTTTCACTATCATAGCAAATCCAACAATCTTTACTACTAATTGATGTTCCATCTGAGAAAAGTGCAGTTTCTTGTTCTCCACTTTTATCttgtaattctatttcttttatatacttaGAGTGATCTAATCGCTTTAAAAGACGTTTCGGATTTAGAATCCATAATTGTTCTggactaaaataaaataaaaaaaaaatattataatagttaaatatcaattaagattaattaaaaattataaataatatcttaaaatactagattttcatattaatataataattttataattaatataaataatataatatttaaataattaatataataatttcattattatattatatccatattaattatattttaaattaattatttaatatataatataaaatataaacctaAAACAATTCCATAATACACATGGAAACCATAATATTACGCCTACTTCAATAATACGGAAAACAACATCATGCCAATTCCTACTATATATAGGAACTCTGtaacataaaatatgtataattattaaggataaaaaaaatataattatattcaattaagatattattttcaaacttaCTTTGCTTTCCAAAATTCACTAAGTGTTTCACTACATAAAAATCCAACAATAAAAAACAACATGATAGCTTGTGATAATAAACCTACACGAGATTGATGTAactgagaaatatttatttgttcttgCACTTGAGATAATTGTGATGTACTTGGAACAGCATCAAACAATTTTGCAGTAACTTGTTCTTCAGCATTAACTTTTAAATCAGAAACCATAcgtttattcaaaattgtacTATTTTGATAATCATTCAAAAAGCCACCtcgaatctaaaaaaattcattttaatgtaatacatatttatagaaagtttttatattatttataataattaatttactttgaaGTATACTTCCACTCcataaattaagaagaaaatcacAACAATAAATAAGAGCACTGCGTAACAGCCATTAAAAATATGAGTGTAAGagctctaaaaaaaaattaattaatataggatgaattattgatatcatattcaaataattgaaattccattacgaaaattatactattatttaatttacctgATCTTCTTCAGAATATAATTGAGTGATAATAAACTCTGCTAGAAGTAGAGAATATGTTAATACATTGAACACAGCAAAACCTATGaatgattttgaaagaaattgtgGTTTGTCCCATGACATATTTCTTAAGTGAAATACTTCAGCCCAAAAACAAACAATTAAAGAGGATCCACTTAAAACAAGTGGATAATATGCAGATAATAAACTTCTAGACCATCCTTCTTTAAATGCCgtctgtaaaaaaataaattttaaatatttaaaagagattaaagaattttattaatatttttattaataataattattaataatattttattaataatattttaatattgtaatatttattgtaatatttactgGTGATGTAAAATATGCTCCTCTTATCAATGATGCAAGAaacacaataaaatataaaactttttgtgTTGTAACTCTACAAGCTCTAAGAAAAGATGGTGCTTTCATTTTTTGCCATTCTGCGATAATACACATAATAAGTTGTATTAAACAGACAAATGCCAACATAAAGAATATTGTGGcaaatgcaatataataacttaaatTTGGAACATGACATTCTAATCCATCAAATTGAAtctatgagaaaaaaatatataaatattttaaataaaaatttaaattcaaatataatttttaattgattacaattataatattacctCACATAAACAAGTACCATTATGACATTCTCCATGTCCGGAGCAATTTTCATTGCCACAGGTATCATTCCAAGCCATCATTCCAAACTTTACTAATAAAGTTAATGGATTTTGTGTACTCAAAGCAATCATTTGTTCCATGATCACTAGATAAAACTGACTGTTATTACACAGTCGTTATGAAAATCTGTTAAATGTAACAAAgagatatttagatattttcaaaatattcaaaaaatgataaattagatAACGTGTGAATgcaaattaatctaaaaacattaataaatctataaacattaataatatattatggtaTTATAACACATTATATGGTAAGATTGCacattacacatatatatacaaacaataaaatgaaacttatataacaaatatttattaataagaaaattttaaactaataattatttaaatcttataaaaaataataaaaattgaaataaaaagattataataagaaatataaaactcaaattaaattatacaaaggattattattacgtaccataaaattaatccataaacaatatttataaatatatttataaatctaattataacataacaaaagatattatgaatcttaaaaaatcgaaaaactaTCGTATCTCAAACTTACTAATAAACTGCGCACTCTATTCTTAGCACtgatatttttgttgtttaatgatataaattttatatgatccaaatacaattttaaccACCTACGcaacaatttaattcttcatcaGCTGTCACTGTTACtacatctttaataaatattgacattagataaaatacgatttattgttatgaatttttttaacattttaaagcACTaactaacaaaaattatttaaaaaatgacaaGTCACCAAATTAAAGattcaatttctataatattctttgttagttttcgaaattaacgtttttttcttataagtcCACCATTGATAATAGTACAAGCATAGATAAAGTGTAAGATAGATGTAATATccaattcattttcatatcacataatctaaaaatataaataaattgtactgGAGGTTTGTTTGTTCGTGaagttttttatcatttttttacttttaatattatcgatctaacatggaattttttgaatatacatatcataaatcatatatcTTCAACTTATCAATATGTATTATAgtcataaacaatatataagatagatttctcatattacatatattttttttattgaaattatgaagtcaaattttaataatttatttatttattataattattaacattcatgaatttaaatattaaagattattaaaaattattaaaaatacttcatattttaaaatatttgaaacaatataGACAATATTTTCGCTTGTAACTTTTGATCAGTTTTGCTTCGATCTTTGTACTGTTCAGACGCGTTGAAGTTATATTTGttcgatttcaaatataatttaaaattatgtttaatattttgcatttatatgCAAGTTTTATTCgtgattgtttatattatatttatttgcaagtatttacattatatatatgtatttataaatattctaagtGTGTTTATTTGTGAATGTTTCGCGCGTTTTATTTGCGAGTGTAAAAcatttcatcattattattatcaagaaattattatcaatatattactatttacaAATTGACTACAATtaactgattttttttaaatatataacaaataataaatacagatgtacattttaatatttgtacacactattatttcataatttaagctttttttatatttgataattttttaattttgttattttttttaattaattgttacttttcatttaattttcgttattttttagattttaattttctactgaatttttaatttgattttttaatatttcatatttcttatatatatttcttattaggattattaaattttgatctttatataaatatgatagtaataatatgataattcttacataaaaatatttcatgtaagaattgtaaataaatttgatttcgatttaatatatagaaaaattattttatttctcataaattaaaaaaacaaaaacgaaGAGAGTTTAAGagaatttaaagtatttaaatacttatcctttatcgataaatacttcataattataaaacttgaactttaataacataaagagtaaattatttataaaataatcatcaaaTCTTTgtgaatattcatttatttatttattctattaacaaGGCCCGAGCTGCTACCTATGGCTGCGGTTACAACTCGGATgcgatgtataaaatataacatacaaTTGTACAGGAAAGTTCATCGTAAACGTTAGAATAATTTCCATGATTAacgagaatttgaaaaatgtccaaaatatgatttctacatattttttaaatacgaatataattataaaaatttttttaagatctaaattttattaatcaattttaaaaatattgtcattCTTTGAcatcatttttctattttaaaattttttttaaaataaatttatatatcaaaaaatataaatataatatttataaatttttatcaaaaaacaaaattataattttatttttttctatatattttataaaaaattaattttatgaagttaattttctaatatttctaatgaataatttacaaaatcgaaaatgaaattatttttaaaatgattaataaattcaatttgaagattttgaaaaaagattgtatttaattattttgtaaatattttgaatcatttaacatattttttcaaattctcgcaattaaagatattttaagattttacttttaatgggtttttatacatatgtgtatatatatatatatgtataattatacatacatacgtacCATTTTATCTAACAACAATAACTATAAACTATATGgtacatatatgtgtatttgcacatagattattttctaacaattattttataattaatttttcaaatacttaatatttaatcaattatttaccaTATTGTCAATTCTCACAATTATAGAGACAGACAATTatcatttaacaaattaatatttctatgtaatacaattattgaaaaaaaagaataaaaataattttatattgaatgtataattttattaaaaataataatataaatatcgtgtaaaaatgtaatctaaatataatatatttataaaaaaattaaaaagaatttataaaaatattaaataattgtactatcaatattattatatatta encodes:
- the LOC412397 gene encoding uncharacterized protein LOC412397; amino-acid sequence: MEQMIALSTQNPLTLLVKFGMMAWNDTCGNENCSGHGECHNGTCLCEIQFDGLECHVPNLSYYIAFATIFFMLAFVCLIQLIMCIIAEWQKMKAPSFLRACRVTTQKVLYFIVFLASLIRGAYFTSPTAFKEGWSRSLLSAYYPLVLSGSSLIVCFWAEVFHLRNMSWDKPQFLSKSFIGFAVFNVLTYSLLLAEFIITQLYSEEDQSSYTHIFNGCYAVLLFIVVIFFLIYGVEVYFKIRGGFLNDYQNSTILNKRMVSDLKVNAEEQVTAKLFDAVPSTSQLSQVQEQINISQLHQSRVGLLSQAIMLFFIVGFLCSETLSEFWKAKVPIYSRNWHDVVFRIIEVGVILWFPCVLWNCFSPEQLWILNPKRLLKRLDHSKYIKEIELQDKSGEQETALFSDGTSISSKDCWICYDSERQDAGPLIQPCQCRGDVSAVHHNCLRRWLVESSVNADSLSCKVCGTKYNVEHASKLDWQNGITSRHCLQTIAIVTTMCGSSAAAWTLIQLVEGPIIRMLAAGTALLVMYVCIRFLSLNTVVAYQRAKISSLNIISSDNNGNAHVSTISHTVCVDLAKSETATI